The Winogradskyella schleiferi genome contains the following window.
TGTTCTGCAGCATCTATATCGCGTGCTGCATTAATGGCTGTTCGGTTATTCTTTAGTGCATAATCTATAGCTTCTTGTAGTGACAAACTTGTGGGAATTTCTTGCGAAAATCCTGTTTGAAAAACAATGAAACCGAGTATGAATATGAGTGTTTTTTTCATTATTTAATTGAGGTTGGTATGTAAATGTGTTAGTGTTTGTAATCCTTTTTCTGAGCAAATACCTCTTAAATGGTATTCCAGATAACTGTTCATTAGCATCTGCATGGAGAAATTTTCTCGAGGAAAAATATCTTGGTCTTTTAAAGACACCATACTGTTAAAATAGAGTCGTGCTACAAAATCAATTTCTATAGAATCCCTATAAAGTCCTTGGGAGACGCCACGTTCTAAATTTTGAGTCACACAACCTAGCATTTTTTCGAATTGCTTGGTTTTTAAAGTGGCATAAATCTTCGGATAATACTTTTGAAGCTGGTATTGAGGCGATGATTTCTCGTCTTTTAAATGGAGCATTACAAACCGTTTGATTTCATAAATTTCTTCAATTGGGTTTTTATCTAACTCACAAATACAGTCAATACCATGCGAAATATTTTCAAAAACATGCAGCGCAGTTGCTTCTACTAATTTGGTTTTATTCTGAAAATGCTGATAAATGGTTTTTTTGGAAATACCCATTTCATTAGCAATATCGTCCATAGTTACGCTCTTAAAGCCTAGGTTTAAGAACAAATCTGTGGATTTTAATATTATTTTGTCTTTCATTCTTCTCTTCCGTATAAAGGGAAACTCTTTTTATCAAGGCGCAAATCTACAACAGGAAACTTTAAAAACCAAAGAAGTTTCCAAAGTTTTAATGTTTTTTTAACACCTTCCTTTTAAGCTTTCAGGATTTATTAAAACAATTAAATTATTTTTGTCTCATGCAACACATTGAACAGTACCAAAAATCCTTTCTAAACTATTTAGAAGGATTTACCATAAATAAAGAGCCTAAAAATCTATACCGTCCTATTAATTATATTCTGCAATTAGGTGGCAAACGCTTACGACCAATTTTAACTTTAATGACAACAGAGGTTTTTGGTGGACATACTAAAAGTGCTATGGATGCGGCCTTGTCTATTGAGGTATTTCATAATTTTTCATTGGTACATGACGATATTATGGATGATGCACCATTGCGGAGAGGTGAACAAACGGTCCATGAAAAATGGAATCTCAACACAGGTATTCTTTCAGGCGATGCCATGTTGATAATGGCCTACCAACTGTTTGAGAATTATGAAGCTGAGACATTTCAGGCATTGGCAAAACTGTTTAGTAAAACAGCTTTAGAGGTTTGTGAAGGTCAACAATATGATATTGATTTTGAAACTCGAGACGATGTTGCGATTTCTGAGTATTTAAAAATGATTGAATATAAAACAGCTGTTTTGGTTGGTGCTGCCATGAAAATGGGTGCGATTGTCGCGAAGGCTTCGGATGAAGACCAAAATTCTATTTATGAATTCGGACGGCTTTTAGGAATTGCATTTCAATTGCAAGACGATTATCTGGATGCTTTTGGAGATCCGGAAACATTTGGAAAGCAAGTTGGAGGTGATATTTTGGAAAACAAAAAGACATATTTAGTTTTGAAGACTTTAGAGTTAGGTTCTGAAGATGATCGGTTGAATTTACGGACCTTTATGTCGAACTCAGAACTTCCTGATGCTAATAAGGTAGAAAGAGTCAAGGCATTGTTTACCACTTCTGGTGCAGCAGAAGCCACCCAAAATGCGGTAAAGGATTATACCAAAAAAGCCTTTGAAATTTTAGAACACCTCAATGTTGCTGCAGAAAAAAAGCAATCATTGAGATTATTTGGTGAACAGTTAATGAATAGAAACGTTTAATGCCGTTGATATCAAATTTTGAAACTTTAGTTGAGGAAGCCACTAGCTTAAACCTCTATAAAAAGCTAATTGTTCAACTCAATAAAGATTTGCTCTATGCTAATGTCGATTTAGAGTTTGACGAAGAAACCTTGCCGACGAGTTTAAAGCTGGTGCTTCAAGACACCATTTTTTATCTTATAAATTCTAAATTTTCAGACTACCTTAATTTGCTTTATATCGTTGATGTTTCAGAATTGAAAATTCGAGAATTAGATGGAAATGATACGGTGAAACTATCCGAAGACGTTACGTTTTTAATTCTGCAGCGTGAATGGCAGAAGGTTTGGTATAAGGCAAAATATTCTTAACAGTAATTTATATCAGATAAAATTATCTTATATAAAAAAAAGTATTATTTTTGTAGTGTAAATTAGAACTAACAGTATGTTTTCAAAAGCGTGTGAATATGGAATAAAAGCGGCAATCTTTATTGCTGTCAATTCAACGGAAAACAAACGTGTGACTCCAAAGGAAATTGCTGCAGAAATTGATTCGCCACAAGCATTTACGGCAAAAATTCTACAAGCCTTAGTGAGACATGGTGTGGTAAAATCGGTTCGAGGTGCTTATGGTGGTTTTGAGATGGATAAAGATAAAATTGCAACAACCAAACTTTCTCAAATTGTATATGCTATTGATGGTGATAATATCTATAGTGGATGTGGGTTAGGGTTACATACCTGTGATGAAAATCATCCTTGTCCGGTACACGATAAGTTTAAGTTGATTAGAGAAGAACTAAAGGATATGTTAGAAAACACAACGTTAGAACAATTAGCATTAGACATTAAGTCTGGTGTTTCATTTTTAAAGGTCTAAAAAAATTTAAATATAAATAAGATAAAATAATCCGAATTAAAATTGATTAACATGGAAGTATTACAAAAAAACACAGAAAAAGAAATAGGGCAATATGTTGCAGACGATTTTAGAACTGCAGCAATTTTTTCGAAATACAAAATTGATTTTTGCTGTAATGGTAATAGAACTGTTGCTGAAGCTTGTGAGAAAAAAGGGCTTGATAGTTCTAAAATAATGGATGAAATAAATCAAGTTTTAAATACCAAAACAGGAGAATCTATAGATTATAAATCTTGGCCACTAGATTTGTTGGCTGAGTATATTGAAAAGAAGCACCACAGATATGTGGAAGACAAAATCCCTGTATTACGTCAGTTTTTAGATAAATTGTGTCGTGTGCATGGCGAGCGTCATCCGGAGTTGTTTAAAATCAACGATTTGTTTACTGCGTCTGCTGGCGAATTGGCATCGCATATGAAAAAGGAAGAACTTATTCTTTTTCCATTTATTAAAAAGATGGTCAATGCTCAACTAGTAAATGTTGAATTGCAATCACCTCAATTCGGAACCGTTGAAAATCCAATTGCCCTGATGATGCAAGAACATGATAATGAAGGGGAACGTTTTAGACAAATCGCCGAATTAACAGACAATTATAATCCACCAGCAGATGCTTGTAATACCTATAAAGTCACCTTTGCGATGTTAGAGGAATTTGAAAAAGATTTGCATTTGCATATTCATTTAGAAAACAATATTCTGTTTCCCGCAGCTGTAAAATTAGAACAACAATTTGGTTAATAGCAAACCCTAATTAATTTCTATTTTTGAAAAAAATCCTGAAGTGTTTCCCTAAGCATTTTCGGGATTTTTTCTGTATAATGATTGTGTTGAAAAAAGTTTGACACGAATTTGCACTAATTTTTAAAAGACTCACTATTTTTCTGCGGTTAATTGAATAATTAGCTAGTTAAAAGACCTCATAGGTTTTTAAAACTTCTTTGAGGTCTGGTAAACGCATTCTAATTTTTATAATAATTTTGCTTACCATTTACGAAGAGATTTGTGTTAATTATTGAAATTAGTTTCAAAATAATCTAACGTCATATCCCATAATCATAAACCAAACAATGCTAAAAAAATTGGTCATCACATGTTTAATAAATTTCTTGATTGCTGCAGCAATGGGTTTGGCGCTGCGCTTTTCATTTTTGGAATCCATTGGAGTTAATTATAGGTTTTTAACGCATGCACACTCACATGTGGCCATGTTGGGTTGGGTTTATTTGATGTTATACACGCTTTTTGTTCATTATTTTGTTCCAGAGAAACCCAAGGTTTTTAATCGGTTGTTTTGGCTAACGGAAATTGCTGTGGTTGGCATGATGCTGAGTTTCCCTTTTCAAGGTTATGCAGCCGTTTCCATTTCATTTTCAACACTACATATTTTTTGTAGTTATTATTTTGTGTATTTGATTTGGAAACACCATAAGGCCACTTCAACTGTAAGTCAAAAATTATTAAAGACTTCTTTAATTTTTATGGTAATCTCTACCATTGGTGTTTGGTGTTTAGGACCAGCAGTTTCTATGCTTGGTCAAGCCTCTGCATTTTATCAAATAGCTATACAATTCTTTTTACATTTTCAGTTTAATGGTTGGTTTTTAATAGCCGTTTTGGCCGTGTTTTTTCATATTTTACGAGTTGAAGATTCTAGAGTATTCAGAATTTTTTTTTGGCTATTGATCGTTTCAACTATTTTGACTTTTGCTTTGCCCATTCAATGGTTTGCGCCTCATAACAGTTTGTTGTGGATTAATGGATTAGGTGTTATAATTCAAATTTTAGCACTTGCCAAATTCTTTCAAGTTATAAAGCCTCAACGAAAAGCTCTAGCAAACCCTAAAAACAAACTCGTTTTATACATGTATGGTTTTCCATTGGTTTGTTTTATCTTAAAAGTGGCATTTCAATCGCTTTCAATTTTACCTGAGTTTTCACAAGTGGTTTACGAGCATCGCAATTTTGTCATTGGCTTTATTCATTTATTAATGCTTGGTGTTATTTCAGGATTTTTATTTGCTTTTATCTTACAAGCTAATTTAGTGACGTTTTCAAAATCTCTAAATTTCGGTATTTATAGTTTTCTTTTTGGCTTTGTAGCAACGGAATTACTTTTGTTAATTCAAGGGGTTATGTTTTACTTTGGAAGCGGAATCCTTCCATATTATTATCTGTTCTTATTTCTATTCAGTATCTTTTTACCCTTAGGAATTGGCTTTATTTTATTCAATAGTATTAAACACAAAAATTATGCAACCTAAACCTCAAAAACGACATAAAGCGCTTCAACCTTTAAGCCGAGAACATCATCATGGTTTATTGTTATGCTGGAAAATCAAAATAGGATTCAGTAAAAATATTGAACCCAAACGCATCAGAGCCTATGCCAATTGGTTTTTTGAAAATCATTTAATTCCGCATTTTGAAATGGAAGAAACTCACATTTTTCCAATTTTAAACGCTGATAACGATTTGATAAAACGTGCCTTGGTAGAACACAGACGCTTAAAACGTTTGTTTGAAGAGCAAGACGACGATGTAAAGATGTTAAATGAGATTAAAGAAGAATTGGACTAGCATATAAGATTTGAAGAACGTGTGCTGTTTCCTGAAATACAAAAAGTAGCGACAGAAGCCCAATTACTTCAGATTGAAAAAATCCATCAGCCAGAAGATTTTGAAGACAATGTGGCTGATGAATTTTGGAAGTAATAGTTTGCTAATGAATTATATACGATAGGTTGATATAAAAGTTTCGCCCTTGTCTAGGAATATTGTTCCAATCGGCATAAGTAGAGTAGTTGCTGTCTAAAATATTTTCAATGCCATACTTGAGAATTGTTTTTCCTTTTTTGCCATAAAAAGCATTCCCGAGATTAAGATTTAAGATGGCATAAGCTGCGGTTTCATTTTCACCATACAAGCTACTAAATTTACTTTGGTTGCCGTTACCATCCAATTGCAATGCTGCATTGAATTTTGGTGTGGTATAATTAAATTCGGCAAAGTATGAGAAGGGTTTTATGAGCGGCAAATTTTCGCCATTATTGCCTTTTCCGTAGTTATAGCCAACGGTTCCGTTTATGGTAAAACGTTCAGAAATTTTATAGCTACTATTTACATACACATCAAAAATAGAAGCGTTATCCAAAGCATTGTATACGCGTACGCCATTGGCACCAATGGTCATTGAGCTTACGTTGGTTGCTAATTCACCAATGATATAATCCATAATATAGAAGTAAGACGATTGTACGCCAATTTCAAAATCATTGAATTTTTGCTTAAAACTAAAGTTGGCTTCTAATGATTTTTCATCCTTTAAATTTGGATTGCCTATATAATCATAATTGTCAAAACTATTAAATATAAAAAAACCATATCCTTCGCTAACCGAAGGTGCGCGTTCTCCATAACCTAAGCCAAATGATAAGTTGTAGTTTTCTTTTTTAAGTTGGTAAGCAGAGGCTAAGCTAACAAGAAACCTGTTGATTTCATCTTCTACAGTTGGATGAAAAATTTCTAAACTTTCCACACCAACTTCTTTTGTAATTCTATTTTTGTGATAGCCTAAACGTATAGATGTTCCAATTTTAGCCGTATCATTTATGTAATAATCATCTTTAGCGAAAATGCCTGTATAAAGTGTTCTAATATCTGGCCATGTGTACATAAACATATCTGGTTCGTTTGGATTGTTGGAAAACATGGTCATTTCTGCAAGCGACTTATTGTAAAATCCGCTGAGGTTAAAATTTAAATGATGTTTGTTTTTTATAATATCAGCTTTACTATAAAAACCATAAGTATCACTCCAACCTGGCATGTCCATTCTTATCGGAACTACAGGTCGCTTAGTATCGTCCATAATATGGGTTATGGTATTAAAATAGAACTTGGTTTCTAAAGATTTTAATAATTTATCTTCAGGTGTGTAGTAATGGGTTAATGAGGTGATTAATGCTTCTGCCAAGGATACATCCATTGGTAAGGCAGGATAACCAACATCAGTAGCTCTATCATAAATAATATTGGCATCTATATGTTGGGTTTCAGAGAATTTATAACCCGTTTGTAATGATATATTATATTTTTCGAATTGTGAATATAGAACCTCTTCGTTATTGCCAGCATCGTAATTATCAGATTTTCTGTAAATGCCATCAGCACTTATAAAAAATCTGTTTCCGGCATATTCTAAATCCAATCCTGTGGCTTTGTAATTTCCGTTGGTTTCGTAACCTAGATCAATTCCAGATTTAAAACCAGAGCCATTAAATTTTGAAGTCGGTAACTGTAAATCGATGCCTCCACCAACGCAATGCCCATTTTCGGTGCCTTCCTGACCAGAGCCAATAGTCACTTTATCCAAATTGGAAACATCTACATAAGATGTAATTGGGTCCATTTTATCTGTACAGGCTCCAAAAATTTGCATGCCATCTATTGTAACTACCAATCGCTCGCTAACCATATTGTTTATGGTAGGTTCCCAAGCATAGTTACCACGTTTAATCATGGTGACATTATTGGCTTTTTCTAAGTAATTATCTATACTAGATAGTGTTTTTTCCTGTCTGTGATTACTTAATTTATGTCTAGACACAATAATGACTTCTTCAAGTTTAGTGGTGTCTTTTGAGGCTTCTTTTTCCTTTTCTTGCGCAATTCCAATGTTGGACATTATAAGACATAGAAAAATCATTATTAATATTTTCATAGCTGAACATTTTAGTGTTTAAAATGATAAGGGAAAACTGACTGTCTATTTGAGAGCAGCCTAAAAATGCTTTTATGATTAAGTTTCTAAAGCATTCCGACTGCGCTCAATATGACAGTAAGGAAAATTAAAATTCCAGTTCTAAGTACAAGCTACTAGACTCGTTATCTTCTGTTACGTTTTCACCCTTTAAAACCGCTCCAGAGGCATCCAAAAGCTTCAGGTTTAACCTCCAATAACCTGTCATGGTCAAGGATAAATTGCCATAGTAGAAATTATCTGCATTATTAAACGTCAAATCTGTATTGTTTGGTGAGCTATGATTGCCCATACCTGGCATACGCGGATCTAGTGCAATGGTGTTATCTTCTACCACAGGAAACGTCATCATGTTTTCCATTTTAAACAAACCAACTTTCATTGTGTTTACAGCAATACCTGGATGTTTTGGTTCTATTAACGCTAAA
Protein-coding sequences here:
- a CDS encoding hemerythrin domain-containing protein; translation: MQPKPQKRHKALQPLSREHHHGLLLCWKIKIGFSKNIEPKRIRAYANWFFENHLIPHFEMEETHIFPILNADNDLIKRALVEHRRLKRLFEEQDDDVKMLNEIKEELD
- a CDS encoding RrF2 family transcriptional regulator — protein: MFSKACEYGIKAAIFIAVNSTENKRVTPKEIAAEIDSPQAFTAKILQALVRHGVVKSVRGAYGGFEMDKDKIATTKLSQIVYAIDGDNIYSGCGLGLHTCDENHPCPVHDKFKLIREELKDMLENTTLEQLALDIKSGVSFLKV
- a CDS encoding TonB-dependent receptor plug domain-containing protein — translated: MKILIMIFLCLIMSNIGIAQEKEKEASKDTTKLEEVIIVSRHKLSNHRQEKTLSSIDNYLEKANNVTMIKRGNYAWEPTINNMVSERLVVTIDGMQIFGACTDKMDPITSYVDVSNLDKVTIGSGQEGTENGHCVGGGIDLQLPTSKFNGSGFKSGIDLGYETNGNYKATGLDLEYAGNRFFISADGIYRKSDNYDAGNNEEVLYSQFEKYNISLQTGYKFSETQHIDANIIYDRATDVGYPALPMDVSLAEALITSLTHYYTPEDKLLKSLETKFYFNTITHIMDDTKRPVVPIRMDMPGWSDTYGFYSKADIIKNKHHLNFNLSGFYNKSLAEMTMFSNNPNEPDMFMYTWPDIRTLYTGIFAKDDYYINDTAKIGTSIRLGYHKNRITKEVGVESLEIFHPTVEDEINRFLVSLASAYQLKKENYNLSFGLGYGERAPSVSEGYGFFIFNSFDNYDYIGNPNLKDEKSLEANFSFKQKFNDFEIGVQSSYFYIMDYIIGELATNVSSMTIGANGVRVYNALDNASIFDVYVNSSYKISERFTINGTVGYNYGKGNNGENLPLIKPFSYFAEFNYTTPKFNAALQLDGNGNQSKFSSLYGENETAAYAILNLNLGNAFYGKKGKTILKYGIENILDSNYSTYADWNNIPRQGRNFYINLSYIIH
- a CDS encoding TetR/AcrR family transcriptional regulator — protein: MKDKIILKSTDLFLNLGFKSVTMDDIANEMGISKKTIYQHFQNKTKLVEATALHVFENISHGIDCICELDKNPIEEIYEIKRFVMLHLKDEKSSPQYQLQKYYPKIYATLKTKQFEKMLGCVTQNLERGVSQGLYRDSIEIDFVARLYFNSMVSLKDQDIFPRENFSMQMLMNSYLEYHLRGICSEKGLQTLTHLHTNLN
- the ric gene encoding iron-sulfur cluster repair di-iron protein encodes the protein MEVLQKNTEKEIGQYVADDFRTAAIFSKYKIDFCCNGNRTVAEACEKKGLDSSKIMDEINQVLNTKTGESIDYKSWPLDLLAEYIEKKHHRYVEDKIPVLRQFLDKLCRVHGERHPELFKINDLFTASAGELASHMKKEELILFPFIKKMVNAQLVNVELQSPQFGTVENPIALMMQEHDNEGERFRQIAELTDNYNPPADACNTYKVTFAMLEEFEKDLHLHIHLENNILFPAAVKLEQQFG
- a CDS encoding polyprenyl synthetase family protein, yielding MQHIEQYQKSFLNYLEGFTINKEPKNLYRPINYILQLGGKRLRPILTLMTTEVFGGHTKSAMDAALSIEVFHNFSLVHDDIMDDAPLRRGEQTVHEKWNLNTGILSGDAMLIMAYQLFENYEAETFQALAKLFSKTALEVCEGQQYDIDFETRDDVAISEYLKMIEYKTAVLVGAAMKMGAIVAKASDEDQNSIYEFGRLLGIAFQLQDDYLDAFGDPETFGKQVGGDILENKKTYLVLKTLELGSEDDRLNLRTFMSNSELPDANKVERVKALFTTSGAAEATQNAVKDYTKKAFEILEHLNVAAEKKQSLRLFGEQLMNRNV